In the Coturnix japonica isolate 7356 chromosome 6, Coturnix japonica 2.1, whole genome shotgun sequence genome, one interval contains:
- the ARHGAP22 gene encoding rho GTPase-activating protein 22 isoform X7: MCLMPEVRTFFLCRSCCLTLPGFCLKLSACHVAECCTRTRGIFGQRLEDTVQYERKYGQRLAPLLVEQCVDFIRERGLTEEGLFRMPGQANLVKDLQDSFDCGEKPLFDSNTDVHTVASLLKLYLRELPEPVIPFAKYEDFLSCGQLLSKDEGEGTQELVKQVKNLPQANYNLLKYICKGGFSRFLDEVQAHSSVNKMSVQNLATVFGPNILRPKMEDPVTMMEGTSLVQHLMTVLISEQGRIFAVPQADVPGSQLEIRPVRPRNTVEWISEEDGEDSRSENNVPSPADLPSDNAVALEATPGPALKNTPPEHSSKLAQPATSPSKRVQTLPPWKYSFRQQGARSGSPKLGSSSLDIPNLSSSGNWLMNGLYSLRGHRRTASGERVKDSCSSQRLSTYDNVPSSSLSLSTHSIGSTTWSTSSCEISVVDSVSSCPACRASDSSALSSLQTEWMTQGSLSQSEVKTPDLENSIDRLEACSSSSEQSNLAPASRDSVRCSRALQSLVVELKTELSKQRTEYETSIKRIEEASADLRKQVVRLEEELDQERKKYTMLEIKLRNSERAREDAEKRNHLLQKEMEEFFSTLGCLTGGSQSAKVPK, from the exons ATGTGTCTGATGCCTGAAGTCAGGACTTTCTTTCTCTGCCGCTCCTGCTGTCTGACGCTGCCTGGTTTCTGCTTGAAGCTCAGCGCCTGTCATGTAGCGGAGTGCTGCACAAGAACGAGAG GGATCTTTGGACAGCGATTGGAGGACACTGTGCAGTATGAGAGGAAGTATGGCCAGCGGTTAGCCCCACTGCTGGTAGAACAGTGTGTGGATTTTATTCGGGAGCGAGGTCTTACAGAGGAAGGACTCTTTCGGATGCCTGGCCAAGCCAACCTTGTCAAAGATTTGCAGGATTCTTTTGACTGTGGAGAGAAGCCGCTCTTTGACAG CAACACGGATGTTCACACTGTGGCGTCCCTCCTGAAGCTTTACCTCCGAGAGCTGCCAGAGCCTGTCATCCCCTTTGCCAAATACGAAGACTTTCTTTCTTGTGGACAGCTACTCTCAAAAGATGAGGGAGAG GGTACTCAGGAACTGGTTAAGCAGGTGAAGAACTTGCCCCAGGCCAACTACAACCTCCTGAAATACATATGCAA GGGGGGCTTTTCAAGGTTCCTTGATGAAGTTCAGGCTCACTCCAGCGTTAACAAGATGAGTGTTCAGAACCTAGCTACAGTATTTGGACCAAATATATTACGACCCAAAATGGAAGATCCAGTGACCATGATGGAAG GCACCTCACTGGTTCAGCACTTGATGACGGTGCTGATAAGTGAACAGGGGAGAATCTTTGCTGTCCCTCAGGCAGATGTGCCAGGGAGCCAACTGGAAATCAGACCTGTGCGTCCACGCAACACTGTGGAGTGGATCTCTGAGGAGGATGGAGAGGACAGCAGGTCAGAAAACAATGTTCCTAGCCCTGCTGATCTGCCTTCTGACAATGCTGTGGCACTGGAGGCCACCCCTGGACCTGCATTGAAAAACACCCCTCCGGAGCACAGCAGCAAGTTGGCTCAGCCTGCCACCAGCCCAAGCAAAAGAGTGCAGACGCTACCTCCGTGGAAATACTCCTTCCGCCAACAGGGAGCAAGGTCTGGGAGCCCAAAGCTGGGCAGCTCATCCCTAGATATCCCCAATCTCTCCTCCAGTGGAAACTGGCTGATGAATGGACTGTACTCTCTCCGAGGCCACCGCCGGACAGCCTCTGGGGAACGAGTTAAAGACTCTTGTTCTTCTCAGAGACTTTCAACTTATGACAATGTCCCTTCATCCAGCCTCTCTCTCAGCACACACAGTATAGGCAGCACCACATGGTCTACATCATCATGTGAGATCTCTGTGGTGGACTCGGTCAGCAGCTGCCCAGCCTGTCGGGCCAGTGATTCTTCAGCTTTAAGCTCTCTCCAAACCGAGTGGATGACTCAGGGCTCACTGTCTCAGAGTGAGGTCAAGACTCCAGATCTGGAGAACAGCATCGACAGGTTAgaagcctgcagcagcagcagtgagcagagcaaCCTAGCTCCAGCTTCCAGAGACTCTGTCAGATGCTCTAGGGCCTTACAGAGCTTGGTGGTAGAGCTAAAGACAGAACTGAGCAAACAGAGGACTGAGTACGAGACCAGTATCAAAAG AATTGAAGAAGCAAGTGCAGACCTGAGGAAGCAAGTGGTTAGGTTAGAAGAAGAACTGGACCAAGAACGAAAGAAATACACAATGCTGGAGATAAAACTGAGGAATTCTGAGCGTGCACGGGAAGACGCAGAGAAGAGGAATCAtctcctgcagaaggaaatggaagagtTTTTTTCAACATTAGGATGTTTAACTGGTGGGAGTCAAAGTGCTAAAGTTCCCAAATAG
- the ARHGAP22 gene encoding rho GTPase-activating protein 22 isoform X5, producing the protein MPFFTAKYLKKSKCLRKGGAGDREKMPVNHEAFLLMANSQNEMEDWVKAIRRVIWAPFGGGIANSSHAHKLKHLPQGIFGQRLEDTVQYERKYGQRLAPLLVEQCVDFIRERGLTEEGLFRMPGQANLVKDLQDSFDCGEKPLFDSNTDVHTVASLLKLYLRELPEPVIPFAKYEDFLSCGQLLSKDEGEGTQELVKQVKNLPQANYNLLKYICKGGFSRFLDEVQAHSSVNKMSVQNLATVFGPNILRPKMEDPVTMMEGTSLVQHLMTVLISEQGRIFAVPQADVPGSQLEIRPVRPRNTVEWISEEDGEDSRSENNVPSPADLPSDNAVALEATPGPALKNTPPEHSSKLAQPATSPSKRVQTLPPWKYSFRQQGARSGSPKLGSSSLDIPNLSSSGNWLMNGLYSLRGHRRTASGERVKDSCSSQRLSTYDNVPSSSLSLSTHSIGSTTWSTSSCEISVVDSVSSCPACRASDSSALSSLQTEWMTQGSLSQSEVKTPDLENSIDRLEACSSSSEQSNLAPASRDSVRCSRALQSLVVELKTELSKQRTEYETSIKRIEEASADLRKQVVRLEEELDQERKKYTMLEIKLRNSERAREDAEKRNHLLQKEMEEFFSTLGCLTGGSQSAKVPK; encoded by the exons GTGGTGCGGGAGACCGGGAAAAGATGCCTGTCAATCATGAAGCTTTCCTGCTCATGGCTAATTCCCAGAATGAAATGGAAGACTGGGTGAAAGCTATCCGACGAGTTATATGGGCTCCGTTTGGTGGAGGTATTGCAAATAGCTCACATGcacataaattaaaacatttgccTCAAG GGATCTTTGGACAGCGATTGGAGGACACTGTGCAGTATGAGAGGAAGTATGGCCAGCGGTTAGCCCCACTGCTGGTAGAACAGTGTGTGGATTTTATTCGGGAGCGAGGTCTTACAGAGGAAGGACTCTTTCGGATGCCTGGCCAAGCCAACCTTGTCAAAGATTTGCAGGATTCTTTTGACTGTGGAGAGAAGCCGCTCTTTGACAG CAACACGGATGTTCACACTGTGGCGTCCCTCCTGAAGCTTTACCTCCGAGAGCTGCCAGAGCCTGTCATCCCCTTTGCCAAATACGAAGACTTTCTTTCTTGTGGACAGCTACTCTCAAAAGATGAGGGAGAG GGTACTCAGGAACTGGTTAAGCAGGTGAAGAACTTGCCCCAGGCCAACTACAACCTCCTGAAATACATATGCAA GGGGGGCTTTTCAAGGTTCCTTGATGAAGTTCAGGCTCACTCCAGCGTTAACAAGATGAGTGTTCAGAACCTAGCTACAGTATTTGGACCAAATATATTACGACCCAAAATGGAAGATCCAGTGACCATGATGGAAG GCACCTCACTGGTTCAGCACTTGATGACGGTGCTGATAAGTGAACAGGGGAGAATCTTTGCTGTCCCTCAGGCAGATGTGCCAGGGAGCCAACTGGAAATCAGACCTGTGCGTCCACGCAACACTGTGGAGTGGATCTCTGAGGAGGATGGAGAGGACAGCAGGTCAGAAAACAATGTTCCTAGCCCTGCTGATCTGCCTTCTGACAATGCTGTGGCACTGGAGGCCACCCCTGGACCTGCATTGAAAAACACCCCTCCGGAGCACAGCAGCAAGTTGGCTCAGCCTGCCACCAGCCCAAGCAAAAGAGTGCAGACGCTACCTCCGTGGAAATACTCCTTCCGCCAACAGGGAGCAAGGTCTGGGAGCCCAAAGCTGGGCAGCTCATCCCTAGATATCCCCAATCTCTCCTCCAGTGGAAACTGGCTGATGAATGGACTGTACTCTCTCCGAGGCCACCGCCGGACAGCCTCTGGGGAACGAGTTAAAGACTCTTGTTCTTCTCAGAGACTTTCAACTTATGACAATGTCCCTTCATCCAGCCTCTCTCTCAGCACACACAGTATAGGCAGCACCACATGGTCTACATCATCATGTGAGATCTCTGTGGTGGACTCGGTCAGCAGCTGCCCAGCCTGTCGGGCCAGTGATTCTTCAGCTTTAAGCTCTCTCCAAACCGAGTGGATGACTCAGGGCTCACTGTCTCAGAGTGAGGTCAAGACTCCAGATCTGGAGAACAGCATCGACAGGTTAgaagcctgcagcagcagcagtgagcagagcaaCCTAGCTCCAGCTTCCAGAGACTCTGTCAGATGCTCTAGGGCCTTACAGAGCTTGGTGGTAGAGCTAAAGACAGAACTGAGCAAACAGAGGACTGAGTACGAGACCAGTATCAAAAG AATTGAAGAAGCAAGTGCAGACCTGAGGAAGCAAGTGGTTAGGTTAGAAGAAGAACTGGACCAAGAACGAAAGAAATACACAATGCTGGAGATAAAACTGAGGAATTCTGAGCGTGCACGGGAAGACGCAGAGAAGAGGAATCAtctcctgcagaaggaaatggaagagtTTTTTTCAACATTAGGATGTTTAACTGGTGGGAGTCAAAGTGCTAAAGTTCCCAAATAG
- the ARHGAP22 gene encoding rho GTPase-activating protein 22 isoform X8 — MCLMPEVRTFFLCRSCCLTLPGFCLKLSACHVAECCTRTRGIFGQRLEDTVQYERKYGQRLAPLLVEQCVDFIRERGLTEEGLFRMPGQANLVKDLQDSFDCGEKPLFDSNTDVHTVASLLKLYLRELPEPVIPFAKYEDFLSCGQLLSKDEGEGTQELVKQVKNLPQANYNLLKYICKFLDEVQAHSSVNKMSVQNLATVFGPNILRPKMEDPVTMMEGTSLVQHLMTVLISEQGRIFAVPQADVPGSQLEIRPVRPRNTVEWISEEDGEDSRSENNVPSPADLPSDNAVALEATPGPALKNTPPEHSSKLAQPATSPSKRVQTLPPWKYSFRQQGARSGSPKLGSSSLDIPNLSSSGNWLMNGLYSLRGHRRTASGERVKDSCSSQRLSTYDNVPSSSLSLSTHSIGSTTWSTSSCEISVVDSVSSCPACRASDSSALSSLQTEWMTQGSLSQSEVKTPDLENSIDRLEACSSSSEQSNLAPASRDSVRCSRALQSLVVELKTELSKQRTEYETSIKRIEEASADLRKQVVRLEEELDQERKKYTMLEIKLRNSERAREDAEKRNHLLQKEMEEFFSTLGCLTGGSQSAKVPK, encoded by the exons ATGTGTCTGATGCCTGAAGTCAGGACTTTCTTTCTCTGCCGCTCCTGCTGTCTGACGCTGCCTGGTTTCTGCTTGAAGCTCAGCGCCTGTCATGTAGCGGAGTGCTGCACAAGAACGAGAG GGATCTTTGGACAGCGATTGGAGGACACTGTGCAGTATGAGAGGAAGTATGGCCAGCGGTTAGCCCCACTGCTGGTAGAACAGTGTGTGGATTTTATTCGGGAGCGAGGTCTTACAGAGGAAGGACTCTTTCGGATGCCTGGCCAAGCCAACCTTGTCAAAGATTTGCAGGATTCTTTTGACTGTGGAGAGAAGCCGCTCTTTGACAG CAACACGGATGTTCACACTGTGGCGTCCCTCCTGAAGCTTTACCTCCGAGAGCTGCCAGAGCCTGTCATCCCCTTTGCCAAATACGAAGACTTTCTTTCTTGTGGACAGCTACTCTCAAAAGATGAGGGAGAG GGTACTCAGGAACTGGTTAAGCAGGTGAAGAACTTGCCCCAGGCCAACTACAACCTCCTGAAATACATATGCAA GTTCCTTGATGAAGTTCAGGCTCACTCCAGCGTTAACAAGATGAGTGTTCAGAACCTAGCTACAGTATTTGGACCAAATATATTACGACCCAAAATGGAAGATCCAGTGACCATGATGGAAG GCACCTCACTGGTTCAGCACTTGATGACGGTGCTGATAAGTGAACAGGGGAGAATCTTTGCTGTCCCTCAGGCAGATGTGCCAGGGAGCCAACTGGAAATCAGACCTGTGCGTCCACGCAACACTGTGGAGTGGATCTCTGAGGAGGATGGAGAGGACAGCAGGTCAGAAAACAATGTTCCTAGCCCTGCTGATCTGCCTTCTGACAATGCTGTGGCACTGGAGGCCACCCCTGGACCTGCATTGAAAAACACCCCTCCGGAGCACAGCAGCAAGTTGGCTCAGCCTGCCACCAGCCCAAGCAAAAGAGTGCAGACGCTACCTCCGTGGAAATACTCCTTCCGCCAACAGGGAGCAAGGTCTGGGAGCCCAAAGCTGGGCAGCTCATCCCTAGATATCCCCAATCTCTCCTCCAGTGGAAACTGGCTGATGAATGGACTGTACTCTCTCCGAGGCCACCGCCGGACAGCCTCTGGGGAACGAGTTAAAGACTCTTGTTCTTCTCAGAGACTTTCAACTTATGACAATGTCCCTTCATCCAGCCTCTCTCTCAGCACACACAGTATAGGCAGCACCACATGGTCTACATCATCATGTGAGATCTCTGTGGTGGACTCGGTCAGCAGCTGCCCAGCCTGTCGGGCCAGTGATTCTTCAGCTTTAAGCTCTCTCCAAACCGAGTGGATGACTCAGGGCTCACTGTCTCAGAGTGAGGTCAAGACTCCAGATCTGGAGAACAGCATCGACAGGTTAgaagcctgcagcagcagcagtgagcagagcaaCCTAGCTCCAGCTTCCAGAGACTCTGTCAGATGCTCTAGGGCCTTACAGAGCTTGGTGGTAGAGCTAAAGACAGAACTGAGCAAACAGAGGACTGAGTACGAGACCAGTATCAAAAG AATTGAAGAAGCAAGTGCAGACCTGAGGAAGCAAGTGGTTAGGTTAGAAGAAGAACTGGACCAAGAACGAAAGAAATACACAATGCTGGAGATAAAACTGAGGAATTCTGAGCGTGCACGGGAAGACGCAGAGAAGAGGAATCAtctcctgcagaaggaaatggaagagtTTTTTTCAACATTAGGATGTTTAACTGGTGGGAGTCAAAGTGCTAAAGTTCCCAAATAG
- the ARHGAP22 gene encoding rho GTPase-activating protein 22 isoform X6: MPVNHEAFLLMANSQNEMEDWVKAIRRVIWAPFGGGIANSSHAHKLKHLPQGIFGQRLEDTVQYERKYGQRLAPLLVEQCVDFIRERGLTEEGLFRMPGQANLVKDLQDSFDCGEKPLFDSNTDVHTVASLLKLYLRELPEPVIPFAKYEDFLSCGQLLSKDEGEGTQELVKQVKNLPQANYNLLKYICKGGFSRFLDEVQAHSSVNKMSVQNLATVFGPNILRPKMEDPVTMMEGTSLVQHLMTVLISEQGRIFAVPQADVPGSQLEIRPVRPRNTVEWISEEDGEDSRSENNVPSPADLPSDNAVALEATPGPALKNTPPEHSSKLAQPATSPSKRVQTLPPWKYSFRQQGARSGSPKLGSSSLDIPNLSSSGNWLMNGLYSLRGHRRTASGERVKDSCSSQRLSTYDNVPSSSLSLSTHSIGSTTWSTSSCEISVVDSVSSCPACRASDSSALSSLQTEWMTQGSLSQSEVKTPDLENSIDRLEACSSSSEQSNLAPASRDSVRCSRALQSLVVELKTELSKQRTEYETSIKRIEEASADLRKQVVRLEEELDQERKKYTMLEIKLRNSERAREDAEKRNHLLQKEMEEFFSTLGCLTGGSQSAKVPK, from the exons ATGCCTGTCAATCATGAAGCTTTCCTGCTCATGGCTAATTCCCAGAATGAAATGGAAGACTGGGTGAAAGCTATCCGACGAGTTATATGGGCTCCGTTTGGTGGAGGTATTGCAAATAGCTCACATGcacataaattaaaacatttgccTCAAG GGATCTTTGGACAGCGATTGGAGGACACTGTGCAGTATGAGAGGAAGTATGGCCAGCGGTTAGCCCCACTGCTGGTAGAACAGTGTGTGGATTTTATTCGGGAGCGAGGTCTTACAGAGGAAGGACTCTTTCGGATGCCTGGCCAAGCCAACCTTGTCAAAGATTTGCAGGATTCTTTTGACTGTGGAGAGAAGCCGCTCTTTGACAG CAACACGGATGTTCACACTGTGGCGTCCCTCCTGAAGCTTTACCTCCGAGAGCTGCCAGAGCCTGTCATCCCCTTTGCCAAATACGAAGACTTTCTTTCTTGTGGACAGCTACTCTCAAAAGATGAGGGAGAG GGTACTCAGGAACTGGTTAAGCAGGTGAAGAACTTGCCCCAGGCCAACTACAACCTCCTGAAATACATATGCAA GGGGGGCTTTTCAAGGTTCCTTGATGAAGTTCAGGCTCACTCCAGCGTTAACAAGATGAGTGTTCAGAACCTAGCTACAGTATTTGGACCAAATATATTACGACCCAAAATGGAAGATCCAGTGACCATGATGGAAG GCACCTCACTGGTTCAGCACTTGATGACGGTGCTGATAAGTGAACAGGGGAGAATCTTTGCTGTCCCTCAGGCAGATGTGCCAGGGAGCCAACTGGAAATCAGACCTGTGCGTCCACGCAACACTGTGGAGTGGATCTCTGAGGAGGATGGAGAGGACAGCAGGTCAGAAAACAATGTTCCTAGCCCTGCTGATCTGCCTTCTGACAATGCTGTGGCACTGGAGGCCACCCCTGGACCTGCATTGAAAAACACCCCTCCGGAGCACAGCAGCAAGTTGGCTCAGCCTGCCACCAGCCCAAGCAAAAGAGTGCAGACGCTACCTCCGTGGAAATACTCCTTCCGCCAACAGGGAGCAAGGTCTGGGAGCCCAAAGCTGGGCAGCTCATCCCTAGATATCCCCAATCTCTCCTCCAGTGGAAACTGGCTGATGAATGGACTGTACTCTCTCCGAGGCCACCGCCGGACAGCCTCTGGGGAACGAGTTAAAGACTCTTGTTCTTCTCAGAGACTTTCAACTTATGACAATGTCCCTTCATCCAGCCTCTCTCTCAGCACACACAGTATAGGCAGCACCACATGGTCTACATCATCATGTGAGATCTCTGTGGTGGACTCGGTCAGCAGCTGCCCAGCCTGTCGGGCCAGTGATTCTTCAGCTTTAAGCTCTCTCCAAACCGAGTGGATGACTCAGGGCTCACTGTCTCAGAGTGAGGTCAAGACTCCAGATCTGGAGAACAGCATCGACAGGTTAgaagcctgcagcagcagcagtgagcagagcaaCCTAGCTCCAGCTTCCAGAGACTCTGTCAGATGCTCTAGGGCCTTACAGAGCTTGGTGGTAGAGCTAAAGACAGAACTGAGCAAACAGAGGACTGAGTACGAGACCAGTATCAAAAG AATTGAAGAAGCAAGTGCAGACCTGAGGAAGCAAGTGGTTAGGTTAGAAGAAGAACTGGACCAAGAACGAAAGAAATACACAATGCTGGAGATAAAACTGAGGAATTCTGAGCGTGCACGGGAAGACGCAGAGAAGAGGAATCAtctcctgcagaaggaaatggaagagtTTTTTTCAACATTAGGATGTTTAACTGGTGGGAGTCAAAGTGCTAAAGTTCCCAAATAG